One Erythrobacter sp. SDW2 genomic region harbors:
- the proB gene encoding glutamate 5-kinase, which yields MPAPQTANQASTPAPGRPGRIVVKIGSALLANTSRLTPRYGFIQRLLEDIARLRSQGHDVILCSSGAVALGMRVVGAEPGSAGLSDKQAAAACGMPQLLNAYKQVGYEFDLEIAQILLTLGDFEDHRRFLNTRNTVHRLLESRIIPIVNENDTVTTEEIRVGDNDRLAAKIAQMVEADHFVILTTVDGLYDRNPSEPGAQLVEEVSDVSAYLQAASGKTTLGTGGMLTKLQAANMAQNAGVTAWIAHGDVDRPVSSVLSGERRCTKCLPNPQPASMWNSWLADRLQMAGHLVITDEAVARLSGNHPIHRDDVLSMDGDYSRGDVLHIYDREGVERARGLTDFTSEETRVMIANPDLPADQLLGYQTHAEIIRANNLVRLEGHHLPWDAPDDEAPQRRVVPRGGGTAG from the coding sequence TCAAGATCGGCTCGGCTCTGCTCGCCAACACATCGCGGCTGACCCCGCGCTATGGCTTCATCCAGCGCCTGCTGGAGGATATCGCGCGCCTGCGTTCGCAGGGGCATGACGTGATCCTGTGCTCCAGCGGGGCGGTGGCGCTGGGCATGCGCGTGGTCGGTGCCGAACCGGGCAGTGCCGGCCTCAGCGACAAGCAGGCCGCCGCCGCCTGCGGGATGCCGCAGCTGCTCAACGCCTACAAACAGGTCGGTTACGAATTCGACCTGGAGATCGCGCAGATCCTGCTGACGCTGGGCGATTTCGAGGATCACCGCCGCTTCCTCAACACCCGCAACACCGTGCACCGTTTGCTCGAATCGCGCATCATCCCGATCGTGAACGAGAACGACACCGTCACCACCGAGGAAATCCGCGTCGGCGACAATGACCGGCTGGCTGCCAAGATCGCGCAGATGGTGGAGGCGGACCATTTCGTCATCCTCACCACGGTCGATGGCCTGTACGATCGCAACCCGTCGGAGCCGGGGGCGCAGCTGGTCGAGGAAGTGAGCGACGTCAGCGCCTACCTGCAGGCGGCATCGGGCAAGACCACGCTCGGCACCGGTGGCATGCTGACCAAGCTGCAGGCCGCCAACATGGCACAGAACGCCGGTGTCACCGCCTGGATCGCGCACGGCGATGTCGACCGCCCGGTGTCCTCTGTTCTCAGCGGCGAGCGGCGCTGCACCAAGTGCCTGCCCAATCCGCAGCCGGCCTCGATGTGGAACAGCTGGCTGGCCGACCGGCTGCAGATGGCCGGGCACCTGGTCATCACCGACGAGGCGGTGGCGCGGCTATCGGGCAACCACCCGATCCATCGCGACGATGTGCTGTCGATGGACGGCGACTATTCGCGCGGCGACGTGCTGCACATCTACGACCGCGAAGGCGTGGAGCGCGCCCGCGGCCTGACCGACTTCACCAGCGAGGAAACGCGGGTGATGATCGCCAATCCGGACCTGCCGGCCGACCAGCTGCTGGGCTACCAGACCCATGCGGAGATCATCCGGGCGAACAATCTGGTGCGGCTGGAAGGGCATCACTTGCCGTGGGATGCGCCGGACGACGAAGCGCCGCAGCGGCGGGTGGTGCCAAGGGGTGGGGGGACGGCAGGCTGA
- a CDS encoding outer membrane protein assembly factor BamD: MFAKIPAAPRLSLVRTFAVSVLAATALAGCATGGGGAKDTAYVARDVETLYASAKTRLDQGNAKLAAALFDEVERQHPYSPWARRAQLMSAFSYYVARDYTKSIQAAQRFLQIHPGNKDAPYAYYLIALSYYEQISDVTRDQKVTEQALVALREVDRRFPTTEYAADARLKMDLVNDHLAGKEMEIGRYYQKAAKWSSALIRFQNVVDSYQTTSHTPEALYRLVECSLALGIPVEAKKYAAVLGANYPGNEWYEKAYELIEDKAPALAAR; encoded by the coding sequence ATGTTCGCCAAGATCCCTGCCGCGCCGCGCCTGTCGCTGGTCCGCACTTTCGCCGTTTCCGTCCTTGCTGCCACTGCGCTGGCAGGTTGTGCCACCGGCGGCGGCGGGGCGAAGGACACCGCCTATGTCGCGCGTGACGTGGAAACGCTGTACGCCTCGGCCAAGACCCGGCTCGACCAGGGCAATGCCAAGCTGGCCGCCGCCCTGTTCGACGAGGTCGAGCGCCAGCATCCTTATTCGCCCTGGGCCCGCCGCGCGCAGTTGATGAGCGCCTTCAGCTATTACGTCGCGCGGGACTATACCAAGTCGATCCAGGCGGCGCAGCGCTTCCTGCAAATCCACCCGGGCAACAAGGACGCGCCCTATGCCTATTACCTGATCGCGCTGAGCTATTACGAGCAGATCAGCGACGTCACCCGCGACCAGAAGGTGACCGAGCAGGCACTGGTCGCGCTGCGCGAAGTCGATCGCCGTTTCCCGACCACCGAGTATGCCGCCGACGCGCGGCTCAAGATGGACCTGGTCAATGATCACCTCGCCGGCAAGGAGATGGAGATCGGGCGCTATTACCAGAAGGCCGCCAAGTGGTCGTCGGCGCTGATCCGGTTCCAGAACGTGGTCGATAGCTACCAGACCACCAGCCATACGCCCGAGGCGCTCTATCGCCTGGTCGAATGCTCGCTGGCGCTAGGGATCCCGGTCGAGGCCAAGAAATACGCCGCCGTGCTGGGGGCCAACTATCCCGGCAACGAGTGGTACGAGAAGGCCTATGAGCTGATCGAGGACAAGGCCCCCGCGCTCGCCGCGCGATAA
- a CDS encoding CapA family protein — protein MNGGILGWLLGLVAGLVCALAAAIWLDPWGGAGDRAMAEALKVELAGALDGARDGIAFDSVTVTVNGKPAKLAADGSFSALVPLAPYYRVDIGGNGVFPMVQTFGKAELRDPACDCLRIPAIELVAKKPGRIELFFGGDSMAARRYFHMGLRDEPVLDHDTLDADLDRLFDHMEPYFGPSDFASVNLESVVAAVTPGEPAPKRYKFFSPPELPKAMMRAGIDHVSLGNNHTADYRDIGLEMTLDAIARAGLLTSGAGMNVTEAEKATRVTVGSTKLALFGLVGWRGDWTPNQTATATKAGAAWGTREVIDRVTLRELAAGYVPIMEYHGNMEYMDRPSPMSLPRFRRAIDLGSPLVIGHHPHVTQGLEIYKGSLIAHSLGNFLFDQDHPHTHSTFAIKVWLENGRFLRAEVLPINMLDYRPVPAVGGMRESVLRRVFWLSAEMGTNLALTGGHAAVWRENRPQGNGRCRQPEGFTLANFGPSCGDGASEYGRNLIPRGDFSNAQTGPAQDRFWKALNGKLALKRTPMAEGYLELSPRAAHKSFYLHSASYIRDVYATRFTLKSRIRLPHDAEIELIIRDKPPEGAKPTPSVLGESMQTRRLRGSGEWQDIAFDFWLPPGPVPRLPPGPDGAAHPFRPILRIKYLGEREGDDDRVLLDDIRLIEWPPEYAQRDAPRAWWFTDRRPKPKGTMAAR, from the coding sequence ATGAACGGGGGTATTCTCGGATGGCTGCTGGGCCTCGTGGCGGGGCTCGTCTGCGCGCTTGCCGCGGCGATCTGGCTCGACCCCTGGGGCGGTGCGGGCGACCGGGCGATGGCCGAAGCGCTCAAGGTCGAACTGGCCGGCGCACTCGACGGTGCGCGGGACGGCATCGCCTTCGACAGCGTCACCGTCACCGTCAACGGCAAACCCGCGAAGCTCGCCGCCGATGGCTCGTTCTCGGCACTGGTCCCGCTCGCGCCCTACTACCGCGTCGATATCGGCGGGAATGGGGTGTTCCCCATGGTCCAGACCTTCGGCAAGGCGGAATTGCGCGATCCGGCCTGCGATTGCCTGCGTATCCCGGCAATCGAGCTGGTGGCGAAGAAGCCGGGCCGGATCGAGCTGTTCTTCGGCGGCGACAGCATGGCCGCACGGCGCTATTTCCACATGGGACTGCGCGACGAGCCGGTGCTCGACCATGACACGCTCGATGCCGATCTCGACCGGCTGTTCGACCATATGGAACCCTATTTCGGGCCAAGCGACTTTGCCTCGGTCAACCTCGAATCGGTGGTGGCCGCCGTCACCCCCGGCGAGCCTGCGCCCAAACGCTACAAGTTCTTCTCGCCGCCCGAACTGCCGAAGGCGATGATGCGGGCCGGGATCGACCATGTTTCGCTCGGCAACAACCACACCGCCGACTATCGCGACATCGGCCTGGAAATGACGCTCGATGCCATTGCCAGGGCCGGCCTGCTGACCTCCGGCGCGGGGATGAACGTCACCGAGGCGGAGAAGGCGACCCGCGTTACTGTCGGCAGTACGAAGCTGGCGTTGTTCGGCCTCGTCGGCTGGCGCGGGGACTGGACGCCGAACCAGACCGCGACCGCGACCAAGGCCGGCGCCGCCTGGGGCACCAGGGAAGTGATCGACAGGGTCACCCTGCGCGAGCTGGCCGCGGGCTATGTCCCGATCATGGAATACCACGGCAACATGGAATACATGGACCGCCCGTCGCCCATGTCGCTGCCGCGCTTCCGCCGGGCGATCGATCTCGGCAGCCCGCTGGTGATCGGCCACCACCCGCATGTGACGCAAGGGCTGGAGATCTACAAGGGATCGCTGATCGCCCATTCGCTGGGCAATTTCCTGTTCGACCAGGACCACCCGCACACCCATTCGACCTTCGCCATCAAGGTGTGGCTGGAGAACGGCAGGTTTCTGCGTGCCGAGGTGCTGCCGATCAACATGCTCGATTATCGCCCGGTGCCCGCCGTCGGCGGGATGCGCGAAAGCGTGCTGCGCCGCGTGTTCTGGCTGTCGGCGGAGATGGGCACCAATCTGGCGCTGACCGGCGGCCATGCGGCGGTGTGGCGCGAGAACCGGCCGCAGGGGAACGGGCGATGCCGCCAGCCCGAAGGTTTCACGCTGGCGAACTTCGGTCCTTCCTGCGGTGACGGAGCAAGCGAATATGGCCGCAACCTGATCCCGCGCGGGGACTTTTCCAACGCCCAGACGGGCCCGGCGCAGGACCGCTTCTGGAAAGCGCTCAACGGCAAGCTGGCGTTGAAGCGCACGCCCATGGCCGAGGGCTATCTCGAGCTCTCGCCGCGCGCCGCGCACAAGAGCTTCTACCTCCATTCGGCGTCCTACATCCGCGATGTCTATGCCACGCGCTTTACGCTCAAGAGCCGGATCCGCCTGCCGCATGATGCGGAGATCGAGCTGATCATCCGCGACAAGCCGCCCGAAGGCGCCAAGCCGACGCCGTCCGTGCTGGGCGAATCGATGCAGACCAGGCGTTTGCGGGGCAGCGGCGAATGGCAGGATATCGCCTTCGACTTCTGGCTCCCACCGGGGCCGGTGCCGCGCTTGCCTCCGGGCCCCGATGGCGCAGCGCATCCGTTCCGCCCGATCCTGCGGATCAAGTACCTGGGCGAGCGCGAAGGCGACGATGACCGCGTGCTGCTCGACGATATCCGCCTGATCGAATGGCCGCCGGAGTATGCGCAGCGGGACGCGCCGCGGGCATGGTGGTTCACGGACCGGCGGCCGAAGCCGAAGGGCACCATGGCCGCGCGGTAG